The following coding sequences lie in one Haematobia irritans isolate KBUSLIRL chromosome 3, ASM5000362v1, whole genome shotgun sequence genomic window:
- the COX6CL gene encoding cytochrome c oxidase subunit 6C-like: MTKPQFPMHHCHFYKSVKQICFGLVLSLSASTACYLLHNLPRKQKYANFYSTYDPMASFLRMKEGGYLDSCPPSSTPKALNNKK, from the exons ATGACCAAACCTCAGTTTCCTATGCATCattgtcatttctataaatCTGTTAAGCAAATTTGTTTTGGTCTGGTTCTTTCGCTGAGTGCATCGACAGCCTGTTATCTATTGCATAATTTACCACGAAAacagaaatatgcaaatttttattc aaCTTATGATCCCATGGCTTCATTTTTACGCATGAAGGAAGGCGGTTATTTGGACTCGTGCCCTCCATCATCGACTCCCAAAGCTCTGAATAACAAGAAATAA